In Sphingomonas sp. SUN019, one genomic interval encodes:
- a CDS encoding isoprenyl transferase gives MSTAPVLSPDVAGAAIPRHVAIIMDGNGRWAKKRLLPRVAGHKAGVEAVRNVTRAARALGIEALTLYAFSSENWRRPEEEIGDLMGLLRLFIRSDLAELVRENVRLRVIGDFRRFPADVVKLVEDAVGRTAANTGPILAIALNYGAQAELVRAAQTLAERVKEGQIDPGQITAQAIEAELETRDLPPLDLLIRTSGEHRLSNFLLWQAAYAELLFVDALWPDFDGAALADAVAAFAQRQRRFGGL, from the coding sequence ATGAGTACCGCGCCCGTCTTATCTCCCGACGTCGCTGGCGCAGCGATCCCGCGTCACGTCGCAATCATCATGGACGGCAACGGGCGCTGGGCGAAGAAGCGCCTGCTGCCGCGCGTCGCCGGGCACAAGGCCGGCGTGGAGGCGGTGCGCAACGTCACCCGCGCGGCCCGCGCGCTGGGAATCGAGGCGCTGACGCTCTACGCCTTCTCGTCCGAGAACTGGCGGCGCCCCGAAGAGGAAATCGGCGACCTGATGGGCCTGCTGCGGCTGTTCATCCGCAGCGACCTGGCCGAACTGGTGCGCGAAAACGTCCGGCTGCGCGTGATCGGCGACTTCCGCCGCTTTCCCGCCGACGTGGTGAAGCTGGTCGAGGACGCGGTCGGCCGCACCGCCGCCAACACCGGCCCGATCCTGGCGATCGCGCTCAATTACGGTGCGCAGGCCGAGCTCGTCCGCGCCGCGCAGACGCTCGCCGAGCGCGTGAAGGAGGGGCAGATCGACCCCGGTCAGATCACCGCGCAGGCGATCGAAGCCGAACTCGAAACGCGCGATCTGCCCCCGCTCGACCTGCTGATCCGCACCTCGGGCGAACACCGGCTGTCGAACTTCCTGTTGTGGCAGGCGGCGTATGCCGAACTGCTGTTCGTCGATGCGCTGTGGCCCGATTTCGACGGCGCGGCGCTGGCCGATGCGGTCGCGGCGTTCGCGCAGCGCCAGCGCCGCTTCGGTGGCTTGTGA
- the pyrH gene encoding UMP kinase, with protein MGEGGLAIDPAVTARVAEEIADVKAQGYELCIVVGGGNIFRGLAAAAKGFERATADYMGMLATVMNALAVQNALEQIGVDTRVQSAISMDKVCEPVIRRRAERHLEKGRVVIFAAGVGEPYFTTDSGAALRAAEMKCHALFKGTSVDGVYDADPKKVPTAKRYDTVSYGEVLAQDLKVMDASAVALCRDNNIPIVVFNIREHGNFADVLRGEGVSTVVQHQQENV; from the coding sequence ATGGGAGAGGGGGGGCTTGCGATCGACCCGGCGGTGACCGCCCGCGTCGCGGAGGAAATCGCCGACGTGAAGGCGCAAGGCTACGAGCTTTGCATCGTCGTCGGCGGCGGGAACATCTTCCGCGGTCTGGCCGCCGCGGCGAAGGGCTTTGAGCGCGCTACCGCCGATTACATGGGGATGCTCGCGACCGTCATGAACGCGCTCGCGGTGCAGAATGCGCTCGAACAGATCGGCGTCGATACGCGCGTGCAATCAGCCATTTCGATGGACAAGGTGTGCGAGCCGGTCATCCGCCGCCGCGCCGAACGCCATCTGGAAAAGGGCCGCGTCGTGATCTTCGCCGCGGGCGTCGGGGAACCTTATTTCACGACGGACAGCGGCGCCGCGCTGCGTGCGGCCGAAATGAAATGCCATGCCTTGTTCAAGGGCACCTCGGTCGACGGCGTGTATGATGCCGACCCAAAGAAAGTGCCGACCGCAAAGCGGTATGATACGGTCAGCTACGGCGAAGTTCTCGCGCAGGACCTGAAGGTCATGGACGCGAGCGCCGTCGCGCTTTGCCGCGACAACAATATCCCGATCGTCGTCTTCAACATCCGCGAACACGGCAATTTCGCCGACGTGCTACGCGGAGAGGGCGTCTCGACGGTCGTACAGCATCAACAGGAGAACGTCTGA
- the tsf gene encoding translation elongation factor Ts, with protein sequence MADITAAMVKDLREKSGAGMMDCKKALNETAGDMDAAMDWLRTKGLAAAAKKSSRTAAEGLVGVAVSGTKGAAVEVNSETDFVAKNDQFQQFVRDVTQVALDGAGDVDAIKAATLPNGKTAEDTLTTNVATIGENQSIRRVKRLEVSQGAVVAYVHNQQSAGLGKIGVLVALESAASNDALQALGKQLAMHIAAAFPMALNEEDLDADLIERERAIAAEKAGESGKPADIVAKMVDGAIAKYRKEHALVSQLFVMDGKTKISDVVAKAGKDAGAEIKLVDYVRFQLGEGIEKEASDFAAEVAAASGVPQQPAPVN encoded by the coding sequence ATGGCCGATATCACGGCAGCGATGGTCAAGGATCTGCGCGAGAAGAGCGGCGCGGGCATGATGGATTGCAAGAAGGCGCTGAACGAGACCGCGGGCGACATGGACGCCGCGATGGACTGGCTACGCACCAAGGGCCTGGCCGCCGCCGCCAAGAAGTCGAGCCGCACCGCGGCCGAAGGTCTGGTCGGCGTTGCGGTTTCCGGCACGAAGGGTGCCGCGGTCGAGGTCAACTCGGAAACCGATTTCGTCGCGAAGAACGACCAGTTCCAGCAGTTCGTCCGCGACGTGACTCAGGTGGCGCTGGACGGCGCGGGCGATGTCGACGCGATCAAGGCCGCGACACTGCCGAACGGCAAGACCGCCGAGGACACGCTGACCACCAACGTCGCGACGATCGGTGAGAATCAGTCGATCCGCCGTGTGAAGCGGCTCGAAGTGTCGCAGGGCGCGGTCGTCGCCTATGTGCACAATCAGCAGTCGGCTGGCCTAGGCAAGATCGGCGTGTTGGTCGCACTCGAATCAGCCGCGTCGAACGATGCGCTGCAGGCGCTCGGCAAGCAGCTCGCGATGCACATCGCCGCCGCGTTCCCGATGGCGCTGAACGAGGAAGATCTTGACGCCGACCTGATCGAGCGCGAGCGCGCGATCGCCGCCGAAAAGGCCGGCGAGAGCGGCAAGCCCGCCGACATCGTCGCCAAAATGGTCGACGGCGCGATCGCGAAGTACCGCAAGGAGCATGCGCTGGTCAGCCAGCTTTTCGTGATGGACGGCAAGACCAAGATCAGCGACGTCGTGGCGAAGGCCGGCAAGGACGCGGGCGCGGAGATCAAGCTGGTCGACTACGTCCGCTTCCAGCTCGGCGAAGGCATCGAGAAAGAGGCGTCGGACTTCGCGGCCGAAGTCGCCGCCGCCTCGGGCGTGCCGCAGCAGCCAGCACCGGTGAACTAA
- the frr gene encoding ribosome recycling factor, whose amino-acid sequence MAAYDKADLERRMKGAVDSLTHDLGGLRTGRASTTLLEPVTVEVYGAHMPLNQVATVSVPEPRMLSVQVWDKQNVGAVEKAIRSAGLGLNPINDGTTLRLPIPDLTEERRKELAKLAGSYSEKAKIAVRNVRRDGMDNLKTDEKKGVFSEDDRKRHETEVQKLTDATIADIDSVATAKEKEILGK is encoded by the coding sequence ATGGCCGCCTATGACAAGGCCGATCTGGAACGCCGCATGAAGGGCGCGGTCGATTCGTTGACCCACGATCTGGGCGGCCTGCGCACCGGGCGCGCCTCGACGACCTTGCTGGAGCCGGTGACGGTCGAGGTGTACGGCGCGCACATGCCGCTCAATCAGGTCGCGACCGTTTCGGTCCCTGAACCGCGGATGCTGTCGGTGCAGGTGTGGGACAAGCAGAACGTCGGCGCGGTCGAAAAGGCGATCCGTTCGGCGGGGCTCGGCCTCAACCCGATCAACGACGGCACGACGCTGCGCCTGCCGATCCCCGATTTGACCGAGGAGCGCCGCAAGGAACTGGCGAAGCTCGCCGGCTCTTATTCCGAAAAGGCCAAGATCGCGGTCCGCAACGTCCGCCGCGACGGCATGGACAATCTGAAGACCGACGAGAAGAAGGGCGTGTTCAGCGAAGACGATCGCAAGCGTCACGAAACCGAGGTCCAGAAACTGACCGACGCGACCATCGCCGACATCGATTCGGTCGCGACCGCGAAGGAAAAGGAAATTCTCGGCAAGTGA